From Ignavibacterium sp.:
GAAGCCAAAAAGGATTTCGCTGAACATAAAGAAATGCTTGAAGCTTTTGAAAATCTTTTTGGCGAATATCCTTTTGCTGATGATAAATATGGAGTTGCAGAATTTTTATGGAATTATGGAGCAATGGAAACTCAAACTATAACGGGAATTGGATACAATTTCGTATCTGGAAAAAACTTTGCAAGAGATATCCTCGCACACGAACTTGCACATCATTGGTGGGGAAATGCCGTTGGTCCAAAAACCTGGAAAGATATTTGGTTGAATGAAGGTTTCGCTTCTTACAGTGAAGCATTATTCCTTGAGTATAAATTTGGTAATGCTTCATTACAATCGGCCATGAGAAGTAAATTCAGTGAGTATTTCCGGGGACCTCTTTATAATCCTGTTAATCTTTTCAGTGAAACAGTTTATGATAAAGGAGCCTGGGTTCTTCATATGCTAAGGAATGAAATTGGTGATTCGAATTTCTTTAAGTCACTGAAGAAATATTATGAAATCTATAAGTATAAGAATGCTTCTACTGAAGACTTTAAAGATGTTTGTGAAACTTTAAGCAATCAGAATCTTGATAAATTTTTTGATGATTGGGTTTATAATGATAAAGGAATTATCAGATGTAATTACAGTTTTAATGACAATACTATCTCACTAATGCAAGTAGGTGATGAGTTTAAAGACTTTCACTTTAACCTTGATTTGAAAATTGTTTATTCAGACAACTCATCTGAGATCAAAACTTTCAGAGTTGAACACAGCAATGAAAGATTTGAGACTGGAACTACAAAAGAAATAAAATCAGTAATTGCCGATCCCGAAGGAAAACTACTTGCAATTTTCAATGAAGAAGAACATCAATAATAATTCAAATCTTTTATTTCAGTGCTCATATAACTAATTTTCAACAAAAATTTTTATAAAGTGTGAACAAGACTTACTTTTTTATTTCAGATGTACACCTTGGATTGCAGTCCAGGGAAATTGAAAATGCAAAAGAACGAAAACTTGTTGAGTTTCTGAACTTCGCCAAAAATAATTGTAACGAATTGTTTATTGCTGGCGATTTATTCGACTATTGGTTTGAATATCGCAGGGTTTATCAAAAAGGTTTTTTCAGAACTCTTACGGCTTTGCAGGATTTAGCAGAAGCTGGAATTAAAGTACATTACTTTATCGGTAATCACGATTTTTTTCATAATGGATTTTTTGAAAAAGAAATTGGTTTAATTCTGTATCAAAATCCTTCAGAGTTTCGTCTAAACAACAAACGATTTTTTATTGGTCATGGTGATGGATTAGTCAAAAATGATTTAGGTTATAATATCTTAAAAGTAATTCTGAGAAGCCGTTTTACTCAATTCCTTTATTCACTAATTCATCCCGATATTGGAGTTACACTTGCAAGCCATACCAGTAAATCAAGTCGTGACTATACAAGTAAAAAAGATTATGGTGAGGAAGATGGATTGTTTGAAGCAGCTAAAAAGAAAATTGATGAAGGTTATGATTTTGTTCTGTTCGGACATCTTCACAGAAAACAATTTTTGAATTATAAAAATGGATATTACATAAATTTAGGTTCCTGGATAACAGAACCTTGCTATGGAAAATTTACAGACAAGTTCGAAATAATAGATATCAAATAAAATTTTATGACAAAGAAAAAATCTGATCAGAATATTAAAAGAAAAAGAATTATTTATTCTTCAATAACGCTGGTATTTATTGCATTACTGATTTATATCATCAGCGGATTACCCTCACTTGAACAACTTGAAAATCCTAAACCTATACTTGCAAGCAAGGTATATTCATCAGACGGTGAACTAATCGGACAGTTTTTTATTGAGAATAGAATTGAAACAAACATAGATAGTTTACCAAAACATCTGATTGAAGCACTTATCGCAACAGAAGATAAGAATTTTTATGATCATTGGGGTGTTGATCTGGGAAGATTCTTCAAAGCTATGATTAAAAATATAATCACTTTTTCCTTTACTGAAGGCGAAGGTGCAAGCACTATTACTCAACAATGTGCTAAGAATCTTTACAACTTAAAATCAGGCAGAGAAAATGCGCTCGACAAAGTAGTAAGAAAAATCAGAGAATGGATTTCTGCAATACAGATAGAAAGAAATTTCACAAAGAATGAAATTCTCGAACTCTATCTTAATGTTTCATATTTCGGAAGAGGTGCTTACGGAATTGAATCAGCAGCAAAAATTTATTTCAATAAGAAAGCAAGTGAGCTGACACTTCCTGAATCGGCATTAATGATAGCACTTTTAAAATCTTCAGAGTATTATGATCCGGTAAAAAATTATGATAACGCACTTCGTCGCAGAAATGTTGTTTTAAATAATATGGTGGTTAATGGTTACCTTTATGAAAGTGAATATCAGAAATTAAAACAATTGCCCATCCAACTGGCAACTGATCGGCCGAGTGCTATTAGAACTGATGCTCCACATTTTATGGAGTACATTCGATTACAATTAACACCAATTATGGAAAAGTATGGATATGATTTGTATCGTGATGGATTAAATATCTACACAACTTTAGACATGAAAATGCAGAGAATTGCAAATCGTTCTGCTGCTAAACATATTACCGAATATCAGGAATTGTTTAATAAGAATTGGAACTGGGATCGTAACAAAAGTCTTCTTGCAGATTTATTAGACAAAGCAATAAAAAATAATCCCGCTTACAGAAACGCTACAAATGTTACTGAGAAAACAAAAATTTATAATTCACTAAAAAATTCTCAGGCATTTGTTGACTCGGTAAAGAAGGAAGCCGCTAAAATTGAAGTTGGTTTTGTAGTTATGGATCCTAAGAATGGGCATATAAAAGCATTAGTTGGTGGTACTAATCAGGAATTTGGCAGAGGATTGAATCATGTAACCGGAATTAGAAGACAACCAGGATCAGCATTCAAGCCTTTCGTCTATACAACAGCAATCGAAAACGGATATTTCCCAGCATATACCTTGCTCAATCAGAAATTTGATTACAACGGTTGGTCGCCTGATAACGCAGACAATGAGTACACTGGATATGAGACACTCAGGTGGGGATTATCGTATTCTGTTAATGTAATTGCCGGCAGAATGACGATTAGTGATATTGCTCCTCCGTCTCAGGTTATCAGTATTGCCAAAAGAATGGGCATAAAATCAAAGCTCGATCCGTTTCCGGCAATCGCATTGGGAACTATGGAGGTAAGTCCACTTGAGATAACATCAGCATTTGGAACATTTGCAAATAGAGGCGTTCATGTTGAGCCGATTTCGATATTAAGAATTGAAGACAGAAATGGAATCTTAATACAGGAGTTTTCACCACAAAGTGTGCAGGCAATTTCTCCACAAACAGCATCAATAATGGCTGATATGATGCAGGATGTAGTTAATTATGGAACAGGTGCTGGTGTAAGGAGATATTTCCAATATCCCGCTGCAGGTAAAACCGGCACTACACAAAAATTTTCTGATGCGTGGTTTGTTGGTTATACTCCTGATCTGGTGGCGGGTGTTTGGGTTGGATTTGATGATCACAGAGTTAAGTTTACTAACTGGTATGGACAAGGCGCAAAAGCTGCATTACCAATATGGGCAATGTTTATGCAGGCAGCATATAAGGAACTTAATTTACCACTCAGATATTTTGAACTTGCTGATGGAGTTGAAACAGCAACATTTTGTAAAGAAACAATGCGATTGGGTGATACAAGACTTGCAACTGAGAATTGTCCGGAAACTTACACTGATATAATTAATTCAAATAATCTTCCGGCTACTTGTGAGATTCATGGTGGTGGAAGAATAATGCGTGAGAATAGAAGTGGCGAAAGTGGTTGGAGTCATTAGTTAAATTTAGTTAGTTAAATTAATTTTGCAGAGCATTTTGGAAACTACCTTTAACTGAAGCCCGGATGGCGGAATTGGAAGACCTGTCTGCCGACAGGCAGGCGCGCTAGTTCAGGAAGATAAAAAATAAAAAAGCCCGGATGGCGGAATTGGTAGACGCGCTAGTTTCAGGAGCTAGTTGGCATTAGCCAGTGCAGGTTCGAGTCCTGTTCCGGG
This genomic window contains:
- a CDS encoding UDP-2,3-diacylglucosamine diphosphatase encodes the protein MNKTYFFISDVHLGLQSREIENAKERKLVEFLNFAKNNCNELFIAGDLFDYWFEYRRVYQKGFFRTLTALQDLAEAGIKVHYFIGNHDFFHNGFFEKEIGLILYQNPSEFRLNNKRFFIGHGDGLVKNDLGYNILKVILRSRFTQFLYSLIHPDIGVTLASHTSKSSRDYTSKKDYGEEDGLFEAAKKKIDEGYDFVLFGHLHRKQFLNYKNGYYINLGSWITEPCYGKFTDKFEIIDIK
- a CDS encoding PBP1A family penicillin-binding protein; amino-acid sequence: MTKKKSDQNIKRKRIIYSSITLVFIALLIYIISGLPSLEQLENPKPILASKVYSSDGELIGQFFIENRIETNIDSLPKHLIEALIATEDKNFYDHWGVDLGRFFKAMIKNIITFSFTEGEGASTITQQCAKNLYNLKSGRENALDKVVRKIREWISAIQIERNFTKNEILELYLNVSYFGRGAYGIESAAKIYFNKKASELTLPESALMIALLKSSEYYDPVKNYDNALRRRNVVLNNMVVNGYLYESEYQKLKQLPIQLATDRPSAIRTDAPHFMEYIRLQLTPIMEKYGYDLYRDGLNIYTTLDMKMQRIANRSAAKHITEYQELFNKNWNWDRNKSLLADLLDKAIKNNPAYRNATNVTEKTKIYNSLKNSQAFVDSVKKEAAKIEVGFVVMDPKNGHIKALVGGTNQEFGRGLNHVTGIRRQPGSAFKPFVYTTAIENGYFPAYTLLNQKFDYNGWSPDNADNEYTGYETLRWGLSYSVNVIAGRMTISDIAPPSQVISIAKRMGIKSKLDPFPAIALGTMEVSPLEITSAFGTFANRGVHVEPISILRIEDRNGILIQEFSPQSVQAISPQTASIMADMMQDVVNYGTGAGVRRYFQYPAAGKTGTTQKFSDAWFVGYTPDLVAGVWVGFDDHRVKFTNWYGQGAKAALPIWAMFMQAAYKELNLPLRYFELADGVETATFCKETMRLGDTRLATENCPETYTDIINSNNLPATCEIHGGGRIMRENRSGESGWSH
- a CDS encoding M1 family metallopeptidase, which codes for MFFALNLLKILLVIDVVLFKLIFNDGVKAGYVSTSQKNVDILHYHLKIDLNAEKKLIEGEVKILAHKLIPEQRNIDLHFYGNMIAKKVYSESGELMFHQIKNILSIDVSEIKKDTVGFSIQYYGSPKRSGFNGFVFGEINNIPLIYNLNEPNYAPSWFPCDDDPEDKAFLDIEITNDSSFVSVSNGKLVSVKNNGEKKTYHWKSDYPISTYLIAVYSSKYISFTQNYKSISGKEFPLEFYVLPNHLEEAKKDFAEHKEMLEAFENLFGEYPFADDKYGVAEFLWNYGAMETQTITGIGYNFVSGKNFARDILAHELAHHWWGNAVGPKTWKDIWLNEGFASYSEALFLEYKFGNASLQSAMRSKFSEYFRGPLYNPVNLFSETVYDKGAWVLHMLRNEIGDSNFFKSLKKYYEIYKYKNASTEDFKDVCETLSNQNLDKFFDDWVYNDKGIIRCNYSFNDNTISLMQVGDEFKDFHFNLDLKIVYSDNSSEIKTFRVEHSNERFETGTTKEIKSVIADPEGKLLAIFNEEEHQ